From a single Lewinella sp. LCG006 genomic region:
- a CDS encoding DUF6089 family protein has translation MRFLLSLCLLSLSIAVTAQNLELGLWGGGTIYSGDLSPQEFGLYTKSIEPGGGIFLRMNPAKPISLEFGLNLGKVSAQDGVTNDNTNRMLNFRSNITELALKADLHLFRLGNPRATQVVPYIMGGASVFRFNPEANFDGNWVELQPLATEAQGAPGYDDPYSLTNFALLAGGGIKFIIKERFTIGLELGGRKTFTDYLDDVSATSVNYLDVLENTGSLAAQLSNPSIKDPEVEDLQYRRGGEYKDWYFMGGISFSFAFGEGSGVNGRGIGCPTF, from the coding sequence ATGAGATTCTTACTCTCCCTTTGTCTATTGTCTCTATCTATCGCTGTTACCGCTCAAAACCTGGAACTCGGTTTGTGGGGCGGCGGAACGATTTATTCCGGTGATCTTTCTCCACAAGAATTTGGACTTTACACTAAATCGATAGAACCCGGAGGCGGAATTTTCTTACGAATGAATCCTGCTAAGCCAATTTCTTTAGAATTTGGCCTCAATTTGGGTAAGGTGAGCGCACAAGACGGTGTAACCAACGATAACACCAACCGGATGTTGAATTTCCGCAGCAATATAACCGAGTTGGCCTTAAAGGCAGACCTCCATTTGTTTCGCCTTGGCAATCCTAGAGCAACACAGGTTGTTCCTTACATCATGGGAGGAGCCAGTGTATTTCGTTTCAATCCTGAAGCTAACTTCGATGGGAACTGGGTTGAGCTGCAGCCGCTAGCGACCGAAGCCCAGGGAGCACCTGGCTATGATGACCCTTATTCTTTAACCAATTTTGCACTTCTTGCTGGTGGTGGCATCAAGTTTATCATCAAGGAACGATTCACGATTGGACTGGAATTGGGAGGACGAAAGACCTTCACTGATTACCTGGACGATGTGTCAGCGACGAGTGTTAATTACCTCGACGTATTAGAAAACACCGGCTCTCTTGCTGCTCAATTGAGTAACCCCAGTATCAAAGACCCCGAAGTAGAAGATCTGCAATACCGCCGTGGAGGAGAATACAAAGACTGGTACTTTATGGGCGGGATCTCCTTCTCGTTTGCTTTTGGAGAGGGGAGTGGTGTAAACGGAAGAGGAATCGGATGCCCTACTTTCTAA
- a CDS encoding arsenate reductase ArsC: protein MRKILVLCTGNACRSQMAEAYLRYFTRGKAEIFSAGLKPHQVHPLAVEVMLEDNIDMSFAQSKHLDEFSGQHFDYLITVCKKAEDCRPADITADHHFFYDIPNPEAVSQEDPLTVFLKVREEVKRRMLRFIGQRDEFHVLGESSLEY from the coding sequence ATGAGAAAAATTTTGGTGCTCTGTACGGGCAATGCTTGTCGGAGTCAAATGGCGGAAGCCTACCTTAGGTATTTTACCAGAGGTAAAGCAGAAATTTTTAGTGCGGGCCTCAAACCCCATCAAGTCCACCCTTTAGCGGTGGAAGTGATGCTCGAAGACAATATCGACATGTCTTTCGCTCAGTCTAAGCATTTGGACGAGTTTTCCGGGCAGCATTTCGATTACCTCATCACGGTGTGCAAGAAAGCCGAAGATTGCCGACCAGCAGACATCACTGCCGATCATCATTTTTTTTACGATATTCCTAACCCTGAGGCAGTAAGCCAGGAAGATCCACTTACCGTTTTTTTGAAAGTACGTGAAGAAGTTAAGCGCAGAATGCTGCGTTTTATTGGGCAACGAGATGAATTTCATGTCTTAGGAGAATCTTCCTTGGAATATTAA
- a CDS encoding ABC transporter ATP-binding protein, whose translation MADNSEATEKKSLNKERLNQGLRIFRYVLPYKWPFIMGMLSLVVGSLIFLVIMLVPGEMLNILNGASTEGLSSISERLPGNSGLGMNINQLFLAAMILLGVQGLLSFWRVNLFAIVSEKGMANLRTDIYGKLIGLSIPFFEKRRVGELTSRITTDVTQVQNVISVTLAEFIRQIIILFGGIAIIVFTMPRLALTMLLTFPVVVVGAMFFGRYIRRLMKARQDQLAETNVVVEETMQTIQTVKAYTNEWFEVGRYTQKLQGAVDLALKAAKMRGLFAAFIIFVMFGALFFIMWRAALMVQAGTLDPGDLVHFVVFTGTIGAAIASLGNFYAEIVSAIGATERIFDILDENSEIEPLTVPTENIRLNGAIRYEQVHFTYPTRPDIDVLKGIDLEIQPGKKIALVGASGSGKSTIVALLQRFYPLVDGKITIGGTDIKDLPLSAYRRNIGIVPQEVLLFGGTIRENILYGKPDAEEAEIVDAAKKANAWEFISGFPEGLDTIVGERGVKLSGGQRQRVAIARAILKDPAILLLDEATSSLDAESERLVQAALDGLMEGRTSIIIAHRLSTIREVDQIYVIDDGKIVEQGTHQELSLQEDGVYNNLAKLQFEMTE comes from the coding sequence ATGGCAGATAATTCTGAAGCAACCGAAAAGAAAAGCTTGAACAAAGAACGCCTCAACCAAGGGCTAAGGATTTTCAGGTATGTACTGCCATACAAGTGGCCTTTCATCATGGGCATGCTGTCATTGGTAGTGGGAAGTTTAATCTTTCTGGTGATCATGTTGGTACCCGGCGAGATGCTCAATATTTTAAATGGAGCTTCCACCGAAGGATTAAGCAGTATTTCGGAGCGTCTTCCTGGCAATTCTGGCTTAGGGATGAATATCAACCAGCTTTTTCTTGCCGCTATGATTTTGCTAGGCGTTCAGGGGTTGCTATCCTTTTGGAGAGTTAATCTCTTTGCGATTGTCAGTGAAAAAGGCATGGCCAATTTACGCACAGACATCTACGGAAAACTCATTGGTCTGAGCATTCCTTTTTTTGAGAAACGTCGCGTTGGCGAACTTACCTCGCGCATTACTACGGATGTCACTCAGGTGCAAAACGTTATTAGTGTAACACTAGCTGAGTTTATCCGCCAAATCATCATCCTTTTTGGAGGTATCGCGATTATTGTTTTTACGATGCCCCGCCTTGCACTCACCATGCTTCTTACTTTCCCCGTGGTAGTGGTTGGTGCCATGTTTTTTGGACGCTATATCCGTCGGCTAATGAAAGCACGCCAGGATCAACTTGCGGAGACCAATGTGGTGGTAGAAGAAACCATGCAGACCATTCAAACCGTAAAAGCCTACACCAACGAATGGTTTGAAGTGGGCCGATACACACAGAAACTACAAGGAGCAGTAGACCTTGCGCTCAAAGCAGCGAAAATGAGGGGGCTATTTGCTGCTTTCATCATTTTTGTGATGTTTGGCGCCCTGTTTTTTATCATGTGGCGTGCCGCACTTATGGTGCAAGCCGGCACCCTTGATCCAGGCGACCTTGTCCACTTTGTAGTTTTCACAGGCACCATCGGTGCTGCCATTGCCAGCTTGGGTAATTTTTATGCTGAAATAGTTTCAGCGATCGGTGCTACAGAACGAATTTTTGATATCCTAGATGAAAATTCCGAAATAGAGCCCTTGACGGTGCCCACTGAAAATATCCGTCTAAATGGTGCCATTCGTTATGAGCAAGTCCATTTCACCTACCCGACCCGTCCGGACATTGACGTTCTTAAAGGGATTGATCTGGAAATCCAACCAGGCAAAAAGATAGCACTGGTGGGAGCTAGTGGCAGTGGTAAATCTACTATTGTTGCGCTATTACAACGCTTCTACCCATTGGTGGATGGAAAGATCACCATTGGAGGAACGGACATTAAAGATCTCCCCTTAAGTGCTTACCGGCGAAATATTGGTATCGTCCCTCAAGAAGTCTTACTTTTTGGTGGTACTATCCGAGAAAATATCCTTTACGGAAAACCCGATGCGGAAGAAGCGGAAATTGTTGACGCAGCCAAAAAAGCAAATGCCTGGGAATTTATCAGCGGTTTTCCCGAAGGGCTAGATACCATTGTTGGAGAACGAGGCGTGAAATTATCTGGTGGTCAAAGACAAAGGGTGGCGATTGCGCGTGCCATCTTAAAAGATCCGGCCATCTTACTCCTTGACGAAGCCACCTCCAGTCTTGACGCAGAGAGCGAACGTTTGGTGCAGGCCGCCTTGGATGGACTCATGGAAGGTCGTACCAGCATTATCATCGCACACCGCCTCAGTACCATCAGAGAAGTAGATCAAATTTACGTGATTGACGACGGAAAAATTGTGGAACAAGGCACTCACCAGGAGCTGTCTCTTCAGGAAGATGGTGTGTACAACAACTTGGCAAAATTGCAATTTGAAATGACGGAATAA
- a CDS encoding TonB-dependent receptor — translation MKVLRLQLLLLVILFVGTSALFAQVTTATITGSISDNGGEPLIGATIVAINTATGTQYGTTTNTDGRFTLPNLRVGGPYDVTASYVGYNDEKQGNIFLSLGQTARLDFELASGVALDEIVVTGTVDPDVNRDRTGVATLVGSTELQRLPTITRSASDYTRLTPSSDGNSFGGRNDQFNNFSLDGSIFNNPFGLDAATPGGQTDAQPISLDAIDQIQVNIAPYDVTQAGFTGASVNAVTKSGTNQFKGTVFGFTRNEQMTGSKVAGQDIFVPELSQLQTGFSLGGPIIKNKLFFFVNAEIENRDDLGSNFIAARSGVGGEQVSRVEASDLDAVSAALFERYGYETGPYENFLFNQNNTKGILKLDWNIGQNQTLTATYNFLDATKEKPAHPFALGRRGPDATTLQFRNSGYTINNVIHSAIVEHRTLFSDKISNKLQLGYTAFRDSRDPFSTPFPSILIQRDGINYIVAGHEPFSINNNLDQDVYQVTNNLNIFLKKHTLTVGASLERFEFDNSFNLGAYDGAFGPFLPGAQSPAAFVDSIQAGALDAAVAAAQATFENGNGAGNGYDGTNWALAETNVGQFAFYLQDEIDVTDQFKLTVGVRMDMPLYFDTEEKIQENIDRNCCYDPSIVYYDTEGNEVLFDSKQLPDNTPLISPRVGFNYDVTGKQNFILRGGSGLFTGRFPFVWLGNQVANPNFFFYTITEPSFQFPQVWRSNLGIDHKSNGWTLSADFLYTKDLNAMMVRNYGLKPPSGKLEGVDDREIYTADDRATVFGGATNAYVFSNTDIGYSFNASLQIRKNWNNGWFTSLGYNFLDAQDASSIEAEISSDAYERNPAIGNVNQARLTPSLYGNRHRFVGSAHKKFEYGSWATTLAAFFEYAQGGRFSYTYSGDINNDASGLNDLIYIPTTTEINQMNFTGNDAEQEAQRRALENFIQQDEYLNGNRGNYAEKYDILSPWYSRWDVRVLQDYILPNQNTIQVSLDMLNIGNFVNSKWGVRQFPTNTQPIGVSVADGVPTYSFDTNLRSTFTNDFSLGSRWQLQVGLRYIF, via the coding sequence ATGAAAGTCTTACGTCTACAACTATTACTCCTGGTGATACTGTTCGTAGGAACCAGTGCATTATTTGCACAAGTTACTACGGCGACCATCACTGGTAGCATTTCCGACAATGGTGGCGAGCCATTAATCGGTGCTACTATCGTTGCGATTAATACCGCTACCGGTACCCAGTACGGAACGACAACCAACACTGATGGCCGTTTCACGCTACCCAACTTACGGGTGGGTGGCCCTTATGATGTTACAGCTTCTTACGTTGGCTACAACGATGAAAAGCAAGGTAATATCTTCCTGTCATTGGGGCAGACAGCTCGCCTTGATTTTGAATTAGCTTCCGGGGTTGCACTGGATGAAATCGTGGTTACGGGCACCGTTGACCCTGATGTCAACCGTGATCGTACGGGGGTAGCCACTTTAGTGGGAAGTACGGAATTACAACGCCTACCAACCATTACGCGTTCTGCTTCCGACTACACGCGCTTGACTCCCTCTTCTGACGGCAACAGTTTTGGCGGTCGTAATGACCAATTCAACAACTTTAGTCTTGATGGTTCCATTTTCAACAACCCCTTTGGTCTGGATGCTGCTACCCCTGGAGGGCAAACGGATGCCCAGCCTATTTCGCTGGATGCCATTGATCAAATTCAGGTCAATATCGCACCTTATGATGTGACCCAGGCGGGCTTTACGGGTGCTTCAGTAAATGCCGTGACCAAAAGTGGTACCAACCAGTTCAAGGGTACCGTTTTTGGGTTTACCCGAAACGAGCAAATGACGGGTTCTAAAGTTGCCGGGCAGGATATTTTTGTTCCAGAGCTAAGCCAGCTGCAGACTGGATTCAGCTTGGGTGGCCCCATCATCAAGAACAAGCTTTTCTTTTTCGTCAATGCTGAAATCGAAAACCGTGATGATCTTGGTTCCAACTTCATCGCGGCACGTAGTGGTGTGGGCGGAGAGCAAGTTTCACGGGTAGAAGCTTCGGATTTGGACGCCGTTTCGGCAGCTTTGTTTGAGCGTTATGGCTACGAAACCGGGCCTTACGAAAACTTCCTTTTCAATCAGAATAACACCAAGGGTATTCTTAAGCTAGACTGGAACATTGGACAAAACCAAACGCTGACAGCTACTTATAATTTCCTTGATGCTACCAAGGAAAAGCCTGCTCACCCTTTCGCGTTGGGTCGTCGTGGTCCTGATGCAACTACTTTGCAGTTCCGCAACAGTGGTTACACCATCAACAACGTTATCCACTCTGCCATTGTAGAGCACCGTACTTTGTTTAGTGATAAAATATCGAACAAATTACAATTGGGCTATACTGCTTTCCGCGATTCTCGTGATCCGTTTAGTACACCGTTTCCTTCTATTTTAATCCAACGGGATGGTATCAACTACATCGTAGCCGGACACGAGCCTTTCTCGATCAACAATAACCTTGATCAGGACGTGTACCAGGTGACCAACAACTTGAATATCTTCCTCAAAAAGCATACCCTTACCGTGGGAGCAAGTTTGGAGCGTTTCGAATTTGACAACAGCTTCAACCTGGGTGCTTATGATGGTGCCTTCGGGCCGTTTTTACCAGGTGCACAAAGCCCTGCTGCATTTGTAGACAGTATCCAGGCAGGCGCACTCGACGCAGCTGTAGCAGCAGCGCAGGCGACTTTTGAGAATGGTAATGGAGCAGGCAATGGCTATGATGGCACCAACTGGGCACTGGCAGAGACCAATGTTGGTCAGTTCGCTTTCTACCTTCAGGATGAAATCGACGTTACCGATCAGTTTAAACTGACGGTTGGCGTGCGTATGGATATGCCCTTGTACTTTGATACGGAAGAAAAAATCCAGGAGAACATTGATCGCAATTGTTGCTATGACCCTAGCATTGTTTACTACGATACCGAGGGAAATGAAGTCCTTTTTGACTCCAAGCAACTTCCTGACAATACGCCGCTGATTTCTCCGCGTGTTGGCTTTAATTACGATGTTACCGGGAAACAAAATTTCATCCTTCGGGGAGGATCAGGTTTATTTACCGGTCGTTTTCCTTTTGTTTGGTTAGGCAACCAGGTGGCGAACCCCAACTTTTTCTTCTACACCATTACCGAACCTAGCTTCCAGTTTCCACAAGTTTGGCGATCTAACTTGGGTATTGACCACAAATCAAATGGCTGGACCCTATCAGCAGATTTCCTTTACACCAAGGATCTTAACGCAATGATGGTTAGGAATTACGGTCTCAAGCCACCTAGCGGCAAACTAGAGGGTGTAGATGACCGTGAGATTTACACAGCCGACGACCGTGCTACTGTTTTTGGCGGTGCGACCAATGCCTACGTATTCTCTAATACTGACATTGGCTATTCTTTCAATGCTTCTTTGCAAATTCGCAAAAACTGGAACAATGGCTGGTTCACGAGCTTAGGCTACAACTTCCTGGATGCCCAGGATGCCAGCTCTATCGAAGCAGAAATCTCTAGCGATGCTTACGAGCGTAACCCAGCTATTGGCAATGTCAATCAGGCTCGCCTTACACCTTCGCTGTACGGTAATCGTCATCGTTTTGTGGGTAGTGCCCACAAGAAATTTGAGTACGGAAGCTGGGCAACTACCCTTGCTGCCTTCTTTGAATACGCTCAAGGTGGTCGCTTCTCTTACACTTACTCGGGTGACATCAATAATGATGCCTCTGGTTTGAACGACCTGATTTACATCCCTACTACAACGGAGATCAACCAGATGAACTTCACCGGCAATGATGCCGAGCAGGAAGCACAGCGTCGTGCTTTGGAGAATTTCATCCAGCAAGACGAATACCTCAATGGTAATCGCGGCAATTACGCAGAGAAATACGATATTCTCAGCCCTTGGTACAGCCGCTGGGACGTACGTGTTTTGCAAGATTACATTTTGCCTAACCAGAACACCATACAGGTAAGCCTTGACATGTTGAACATTGGTAATTTCGTCAACAGCAAATGGGGCGTTCGTCAATTTCCTACCAACACGCAGCCAATTGGCGTAAGTGTTGCGGATGGCGTACCTACCTACAGCTTTGATACCAACTTACGCAGTACCTTCACCAACGACTTTAGCCTTGGCTCACGCTGGCAGTTGCAGGTTGGTTTGCGTTACATTTTCTAA